Proteins co-encoded in one Dasypus novemcinctus isolate mDasNov1 chromosome 6, mDasNov1.1.hap2, whole genome shotgun sequence genomic window:
- the LOC139439167 gene encoding uncharacterized protein: MAQLTFSLHFHNFQEKPKKIKKPKVEVREPSEEEEVVVTIEKPPAAEPTYTTWKRARIFPMIFKKVRGLADKRGRIDLEGEEWQRRLEEEDKDYLKLTLDQEEATESTIESEEESSSDYTEYSEEESEFSESETTEEESESETPSEEVESSTPESEESESTESEGEKARKNIVLARRRPIVEEVKEVKGQKEEPPAEKEETNMEEEEHPEKGEESELAPMEESTDLEAQAVTEEGSVESASVEGGVESEEESESGSSSGSSSSSSSSESQSGGPWGFQVPEYDTSRKANQKKSPGTNSEGYNTAL, translated from the coding sequence ATGGCCCAGCTGACATTTTCATtgcattttcataattttcaggaaaagccaaagaaaattaaaaaaccaaaagttgaAGTTAGAGAGCCTAGTGAAGAGGAGGAAGTAGTCGTAACTATTGAAAAGCCGCCAGCAGCTGAGCCTACATACACAACATGGAAGAGAGCCAGGATATTTCCAATGATATTTAAGAAGGTTAGAGGATTAGCTGATAAAAGAGGCAGGATTGATCTTGAGGGTGAAGAGTGGCAGAGACGTCTTGAGGAAGAAGATAAAGATTATCTGAAACTAACtctggaccaagaagaagctaCAGAAAGCACTATAGAATCAGAAGAGGAATCCTCGAGCGACTATACTGAATACAGTGAAGAAGAATCTGAGTTCAGTGAATCCGAGACAACAGAAGAGGAATCTGAGTCAGAGACACCTTCGGAGGAAGTGGAGAGTTCTACCCCGGAATCAGAAGAATCTGAATCCACAGaatcagaaggagaaaaggcgaGGAAAAACATTGTGCTTGCAAGAAGGCGGCCCATTGTTGAGGAGGTCAAAGAAGTCAAAGGTCAAAAAGAGGAGCCAcctgcagaaaaagaagaaaccaacATGGAAGAAGAAGAACAcccagaaaaaggagaagaaagtgaaCTAGCCCCAATGGAAGAATCAACAGACCTTGAAGCTCAAGCTGTCACTGAGGAGGGCAGTGTAGAATCAGCTTCAGTGGAAGGAGGTGTGGAAAGTGAGGAGGAATCAGAATCAGGCAGTAGTAGCGgtagcagtagcagcagcagtaGCAGTGAAAGTCAGTCTGGAGGTCCATGGGGCTTTCAGGTACCAGAATATGACACAAGCAGGAAAGCAAACCAAAAGAAGTCTCCAGGCACAAACTCTGAAGGTTACAACACAGCACTTTAA